One segment of Meriones unguiculatus strain TT.TT164.6M chromosome 3, Bangor_MerUng_6.1, whole genome shotgun sequence DNA contains the following:
- the C3H1orf210 gene encoding type III endosome membrane protein TEMP isoform X1 has translation MWALHWVEGSGRRPPEGLRTCTPGLPGAWGFPGARAFSGRSQGSPVSSGLSMTDANQTGFTVATTPSAMAPGLATGGRAWPVLVGVVLGAVVLSALIALAAKCHLCRRYRASYRHRPLSGAAGGNRPQEGEDEDDDGFIEDNYIQPGAGEMETTGSRDHFSL, from the exons ATGTGGGCCCTCCACTGGGTAGAGGGGAGCGGACGGAGGCCACCAGAAGGACTGAG GACTTGTACCCCAGGACTGCCTGGAGCCTGGGGTTTCCCTGGAGCCAGGGCTTTTTCTGGCAGAAGCCAAGGCTCACCAGTGTCATCAGGCCTCTCCATGACCGACGCAAACCAAA CTGGATTCACTGTGGCCACAACTCCATCAGCTATGGCCCCTGGCCTGGCCACTGGGGGCCGGGCATGGCCTGTGCTAGTAGGGGTCGTGCTGGGGGCGGTGGTCCTCTCTGCACTCATCGCGCTGGCTGCCAAGTGCCACCTCTGCCGCCGATACCGTGCCAGCTACCGGCACCGCCCACTGTCCGGAGCAGCAGGTGGGAACCGCCCACAGGAAGGTGAAGATGAGGATGATGATGGCTTCATCGAGGACAATTACATTCAgcctggggctggtgagatggagaCGACGGGAAGCAGGGACCACTTCTCTCTCTGA
- the C3H1orf210 gene encoding type III endosome membrane protein TEMP isoform X2, whose product MTDANQTGFTVATTPSAMAPGLATGGRAWPVLVGVVLGAVVLSALIALAAKCHLCRRYRASYRHRPLSGAAGGNRPQEGEDEDDDGFIEDNYIQPGAGEMETTGSRDHFSL is encoded by the exons ATGACCGACGCAAACCAAA CTGGATTCACTGTGGCCACAACTCCATCAGCTATGGCCCCTGGCCTGGCCACTGGGGGCCGGGCATGGCCTGTGCTAGTAGGGGTCGTGCTGGGGGCGGTGGTCCTCTCTGCACTCATCGCGCTGGCTGCCAAGTGCCACCTCTGCCGCCGATACCGTGCCAGCTACCGGCACCGCCCACTGTCCGGAGCAGCAGGTGGGAACCGCCCACAGGAAGGTGAAGATGAGGATGATGATGGCTTCATCGAGGACAATTACATTCAgcctggggctggtgagatggagaCGACGGGAAGCAGGGACCACTTCTCTCTCTGA